The Faecalibacterium sp. I3-3-33 DNA window AAACCGCGGCATCAAGGTGCTGGATATGGGTGTGCCTGTGCTGTCCATGCACTCTCCCTTCGAGGTCATCCATAAGACCGACCTGTACATGGCCTACCGCACCTTCAGCCTGTTCTGCCAGTCTGCGGACTAAAAAAATGCGTGTGCCGCAGCCTGCGGCATACACGCAATAAAATTATCTTTTCAGAGCCGTCTGCACATTTTTGTGCGGCGGCTCTGTTTTTTGCGCAAAACCCTTGACCTTCAACCGGCTTTAAGGTGTAATGTAAGGGCGGAGGTGAAGCAAATGAACATCAAACAGGCTTCCGAACAAAGCGGTGTGTCCGCCCCGAACATCCGCTTTTATGAAAAAGAAGGGCTCCTTACGCCGGCACGCCGACAGGGCAATGACTACCGCGATTATACCGCCGGGGATGTCCGCACCCTCAAGCTCATCCGTATGCTGCGGATGCTGGATGTGCCGCTGCCTACCATCAAGGCGGTACTGCGCGGGGAACAGCCTTTGCAGCAGGCGCTGCAAGCCCAGCAGACCGTGCTGGAACAGCAGGCGGCGCAGCTGGCGGCAGCCATGCAGTTTTGTGCCGACCTTGCCCGGCAGGCTCCGCAGACGGACACGCTGGACGTGGATGCCTGCCTGACCCGCATGGAAAGCCCCGCCCCGCAGCAGGGCTTCTTCTCCGGCTGGCTGCAGGATTACTGCACGCTGGCGCAGGTGCAGCACCAGAAGCACTTTTTCTTTATTCCGCAGGGCAGCATCAACACACCGCAGGAGTTTACGGCGGCGTTGCAGGCCTATGCAGAGGAAAAGGGGATGTGGTTCACCCTGACCAAAGAGGGGATGTACCCGGAGTTTTCGCTGGACGGCATCGCGTATAAGGCCTACCGCAACCCGGGCAAGTACCGGGACGAGATCTGCTGCGATGCTGTGCACCCCGAGCAGCTGGACGCCGGACTGCCCGCCCGGCGGGAGAAGTTGCTGCGCATCTTGCGCATCGCTGTGCCGTCGGTATGTACCTTTGCCGCCATTCTGGCGGCAGGGTGGGTGGTGACCGGTGGCGCAGGCTGGTTCTGGCTGGCGGCGCTGGTCTCTGCCGGGGTGCTGCTGGGACGCTGCTTTGAAAGGTGGCTGTAAGGCGCGTTACCCCAGCGGCAGCGCCTCGGCTACGGTCAAAAAGGTGTAGCCGTTATTCGTATACCACCGGATGATATCCGGCAGTGCCTCGGCGGTGGTGCGGGTGGTGGCAGAGTCGTGCATCAGCACCACGCAATGGGTCTGCTCGCCGGTCTCCCGCACCACGTTGCGGTAGATGGTATCCGCGCTGGGGTGCCCGCCCACGGCGTCCTCGGCGCAGACGTTCCAGTCTACCCACTGCCAGCCGCGTTGCTCCACCTCGGTTTTCAGCTGCGACATCAGCCCCTTGCCGCCGTAGCGGCGGCTCACGGTGTTGGTGCTGCCGCCGGGAAAGCGCAGGTAGCGGATGCTCTCTGCGTCCACATAGGGCGCAATGCGCTCCTTCAGCAGGGCGATATCCTTCCAGTAGGCGGCGCTGCTGCGGTAGATGTCGCTGTATTCGTGGGAGGCAGAGTGCAGCGCGATTTGGTGCCCGGCGGCAGCAGCCTGTGTGAGCAGGGGCAGGTATTTCTCGTTGTAGCCGGTGGCTACCACAAAAAAGGTGCCGTGCACCCCGGCGGCGTCCAGCGCAGCCAGCACCTCCGGGGTGGTCTTGCTGGGGCCGTCATCAAAGGTTAGGCAGACCCATTTTTCCGGCAGGGAAGGGGCAGCGGGCGTACCGGCATCGGATGCAGCCACTGCCGGTGCGGCAGGGGCAAAGGGACTGAAGTCCGGCGCGGCGGTCAGCTCGCCCAGCTTACAGCCCGCCGGTGCGCGTGCCGGTACCAGCCACCCTGCCGCAAACGCTGCCAGCGTTGCCGCCAGCAGCCCGCCCCATAGTCCGATGCGCCAGCCGGTGCGCTGCACAAATAGTTTCATACACAAACCCCTCCTTTGCTCTGGGCGCAGCGCCACAGGCAGACTTCCTACGAACAAATGACCTGTGAAATTGCCCGGAAAGCTGCTTTTGCGCGCGCTCTGCGCTGCTA harbors:
- a CDS encoding MerR family transcriptional regulator; translation: MNIKQASEQSGVSAPNIRFYEKEGLLTPARRQGNDYRDYTAGDVRTLKLIRMLRMLDVPLPTIKAVLRGEQPLQQALQAQQTVLEQQAAQLAAAMQFCADLARQAPQTDTLDVDACLTRMESPAPQQGFFSGWLQDYCTLAQVQHQKHFFFIPQGSINTPQEFTAALQAYAEEKGMWFTLTKEGMYPEFSLDGIAYKAYRNPGKYRDEICCDAVHPEQLDAGLPARREKLLRILRIAVPSVCTFAAILAAGWVVTGGAGWFWLAALVSAGVLLGRCFERWL
- a CDS encoding polysaccharide deacetylase family protein, which produces MKLFVQRTGWRIGLWGGLLAATLAAFAAGWLVPARAPAGCKLGELTAAPDFSPFAPAAPAVAASDAGTPAAPSLPEKWVCLTFDDGPSKTTPEVLAALDAAGVHGTFFVVATGYNEKYLPLLTQAAAAGHQIALHSASHEYSDIYRSSAAYWKDIALLKERIAPYVDAESIRYLRFPGGSTNTVSRRYGGKGLMSQLKTEVEQRGWQWVDWNVCAEDAVGGHPSADTIYRNVVRETGEQTHCVVLMHDSATTRTTAEALPDIIRWYTNNGYTFLTVAEALPLG